The proteins below come from a single Eucalyptus grandis isolate ANBG69807.140 chromosome 3, ASM1654582v1, whole genome shotgun sequence genomic window:
- the LOC120291460 gene encoding uncharacterized protein LOC120291460 isoform X1 has translation MGWEVIQIGGIGVVPFDLPVPSKELGCLPRLKKLTLSRMDSFDSVVVGPQFLHLKNLSTLHLCCCPLREIQLDGLELLGDLVVKYCEFLEGLSVISSSLRKLSRMGVKNCPKLLQIRFLSTMESLERLRVRDCEYLGGLYGLSNSKKLKTLMFSMCPMLRVIEGLEELELLRWLYFFTCPSLKVLTNLSNSKIPNECKIDVKNCEKLPASGFCHYGDYRGKILDWTRRGLSQEGAARFFERGQPLIVQMLKKLEVPYDTLPEYRDGFVTLKWTGYPSLETLHFHYCLNLQKFDSSRWEDESSYSLGHYSMYEYLYFARRDWRIGEFDALLYQKVLSNGETSIPYREIRIIV, from the exons ATGGGTTGGGAAGTTATCCaaattggaggaattggagttgTGCCTTTCGATCTTCCCGTGCCATCAAAGGAGTTGGGTTGCTTACCTCGACTTAAAAAACTTACCTTATCTCGCATGGATAGTTTCGACTCGGTAGTTGTTGGACCACAATTTTTGCACTTGAAAAATTTGTCCACCTTGCATCTTTGTTGCTGTCCGCTGAGGGAAATTCAACTCGATGGGCTTGAACTATTGGGAGATTTGGTTGTGAAATATTGCGAGTTTCTGGAGGGATTGTCAGTTATTTCATCGAGCTTGAGGAAGCTCTCTAGAATGGGAGTTAAAAATTGCCCAAAGCTACTTCAAATTCGATTTCTCAGTACAATGGAATCACTGGAGAGACTTAGAGTTAGAGACTGCGAATACCTAGGAGGGTTGTATGGTTTATCAAATTCAAAGAAGTTGAAGACTTTAATGTTCAGCATGTGCCCTATGCTACGAGTTATTGAGGGCCTTGAAGAATTGGAGCTTTTGCGGTGGTTGTATTTCTTCACGTGTCCATCGTTGAAAGTGTTGACTAATCTATCCAACTCAAAGATACCAAATGAATGCAAGATAGATGTAAAAAACTGTGAGAAGTTACCCGCTTCCGGTTTTTGCCATTACGGGGATTATAGAGGGAAGATTCTTGACTGGACGAGGAGGGGATTAAGCCAA GAGGGTGCGGCGCGGTTCTTCGAACGTGGCCAACCGCTCATCGTACAG atgttaaaaaaattggaagttcCTTATGACACATTACCTGAATATCGAGACGGTTTCGTAACATTGAAATGGACTGGTTACCCGAGTTTGGAGACATTGCATTTTCACTACTGTCTAAACTTGCAAAAATTTGACTCCTCTCGTTGGGAAGATGAAAGTTCTTACTCACTTGGACATTATTCGATGTACGAATATTTGTACTTTGCCCGAAGAGATTGGAGGATTGGTGAATTTGATGCACTTCTCTATCAAaaagtgctctcaaatggaGAAACTTCCATACCCTATAGGGAAATTAGGATCATTGTCTAA